One genomic window of Pocillopora verrucosa isolate sample1 chromosome 8, ASM3666991v2, whole genome shotgun sequence includes the following:
- the LOC131771953 gene encoding protein asteroid homolog 1-like encodes MGVRGLTSYINSIGTLWTQIDLKNTKLIIDGSCLCHYLYYSNGLNCRCGGQYQEYYDAVVSFFDALVSNGVEAYVVFDGAHDPSDKKLETRIARTNERVRKSNALSMSADDFLLPLLAMHVFVDALRNRGVKFVFSDCEADTEIASLAYGWSCPVLSNDSDFFIFDIKAGYIPFEFLEWNSSSLTASVFYRQKLASHHRIRAELIPLWASLAGNDYVSRDLSSTFNRALNGFQTFNHIRFESIANMLSKLRDSNEEEALKCALKMMKSAENREQLRQAVELSLQEYTLSESNLSRYFQDDIVSSSLRTQSNREINQWVLRRFRNGKFSSKCISSLTSGKLFLEIPVENCREISANCCSKRLRRYVYGILNDAETKAEGNIKVIQEWDREGLIVQQSIVKPYQEGVVPSLSLIPYLYLGERVKFLLFALDSDTTAVRSLGKRFILIASSLRYLIKNAHPPLETNRLIALLCCYVNLENGELYNSKETTVSPHRSSWPFDIRAAQSFAQWQCVLRDAIHLNFNLFEPVPVPCIHKTFNGKMAQKLLESLQQESFVVLDGANISDNKLDTYKKRSEERIQTADMLAKNPAAANKDVFVYPVLLNIVFTRALRDLGVKFAVSDREADSEIASLS; translated from the exons ATGGGGGTTCGAGGACTTACAAGTTATATCAACTCAATCGGAACGCTTTGGACACAGATCGatcttaaaaatacaaaacttatCATCGATGGATCTTGTCTGTGCCATTATCTTTACTATAGCAATGGCTTAAACTGCCGATGTGGTGGTCAGTACCAAGAATATTATGATGCTGTAGTTTCGTTTTTCGATGCTCTGGTTTCGAACGGCGTGGAGGCCTATGTTGTATTCGATGGAGCACATGATCCCAGCGACAAGAAATTAGAGACACGTATAGCACGAACCAACGAGAGGGTTAGAAAATCAAATGCTCTGTCGATGTCCGCTGATGATTTTTTACTTCCGCTTTTGGCGATGCACGTGTTCGTGGACGCACTCAGGAATCGCGGCGTAAAATTCGTTTTCAGTGACTG CGAAGCCGACACAGAAATTGCCTCGTTGGCTTATGGGTGGAGTTGTCCAGTTCTTAGCAATGACAGTGACTTCTTTATCTTTGACATCAAAGCTGGGTACATTCCTTTTGAATTCTTGGAATGGAATTCCAGTTCTTTGACAGCGAGTGTTTTCTATCGGCAAAAACTGGCGTCGCACCACCGAATTCGTGCAGAATTAATTCCCTTATGGGCTTCGTTGGCAGGAAATGACTACGTGAGTCGTGATTTATCATCTACGTTTAATCGTGCGTTGAATGGTTTTCAGACTTTCAACCATATTAGATTTGAAAGCATTGCGAACATGCTATCCAAACTTCGCGACTCAAACGAGGAAGAGGCTTTGAAATGTGCCTTGAAAATGATGAAGTCAGCTGAAAACAGAGAACAACTTAGACAAGCTGTTGAACTTTCTCTCCAGGAATACACACTTTCAGAGTCGAATCTATCGCGCTATTTCCAAGACGACATAGTCTCTAGCTCCCTTAGAACGCAGAGTAATCGCGAGATCAATCAGTGGGTCTTGCGCAGGTTCCGAAATGGAAAGTTTTCCTCCAAATGCATCAGCAGTTTGACATCGGGGAAACTGTTCCTGGAAATTCCCGTTGAAAATTGTAGAGAAATATCGGCGAACTGTTGCTCTAAGCGGCTAAGGAGATACGTGTATGGAATTTTGAACGATGCTGAAACAAAAGCAGAAGGAAATATAAAGGTGATCCAAGAATGGGACAGAGAGGGCTTAATTGTCCAACAATCAATTGTAAAACCCTACCAAGAAGGCGTGGTCCCTTCTTTGAGCCTAATCCCGTACCTCTATCTCGGAGAGCGtgtaaaatttttgttgtttgcacTCGATTCGGACACCACAGCTGTCAGGTCCTTAGGTAAAAGGTTTATTTTGATTGCCTCATCACTTCGTTACCTCATAAAAAACGCGCATCCACCCTTGGAGACAAACCGTCTGATTGCTTTGCTGTGTTGCTATGTCAACTTGGAGAATGGCGAGTTATACAATAGTAAAGAAACCACTGTAAGCCCCCACCGCTCCTCATGGCCGTTTGACATACGAGCGGCGCAAAGCTTTGCTCAGTGGCAGTGTGTTCTAAGAGATGCAATTCATCTaaactttaatttgtttgagCCTGTACCTGTACCATGTATTCATAAGACGTTCAATGGAAAAATGGCACAAAAACTGCTTGAAAGTTTGCAACAAG AATCATTCGTAGTCCTCGATGGCGCAAATATCAGTGATAATAAATTGGACACCTACAAAAAGAGGTCGGAAGAGAGAATCCAGACAGCTGATATGCTAGCAAAGAACCCAGCAGCAGCAAATAAGGATGTCTTCGTGTACCCTGTTTTGTTGAATATCGTATTCACGCGAGCGCTCAGGGATCTTGGCGTAAAATTCGCTGTCTCTGACCG TGAAGCGGATTCTGAAATCGCGTCTTTAAGCTAA
- the LOC136283058 gene encoding protein asteroid homolog 1-like encodes MGVCGLTTHLKESVKFHGIQRELRGTKLIIDGHNLCYYLYEGNGFDCRCGGQYEEFYWKVWLFFDALKSKDVESFVVLDGAYDRSDKKLETKKKQIRKRIKMADRLFKNKTSPNRNDNFLLPLLAKFVFVEVLRDHVIKFAVSDCEADRDIASLAKDWECPVLSDDSDFFIFDVKGGFIPLSSFDVGQLTARIFYRSDVASNLGIREELLPLFASLVSNDYVSWEALEPFHFEIYTSASNGRKRKVDRFSDVKKFLSQFSNSITEKEAFESAMGRVEPGESRERLKKAVEYSLKEYEITQSNLLDYFRDGVVCSLLRTQNDHELDEELLHRFREGEISTDCMSSLTAGKVFLRVQVEDRESRSPNQCSMSLRQLMYGILSDGGRNMEIIEEWDREGFADIKPFNDKVPSFSSIPKLDPHVRLRVFLDALDSDSAYIKSLPEELALVASSLRFLHRNSLPSLETSHLRALVCSWVKLEDGSWKQDQGHSTRAVNQPFDERAAQSFCQWQCVLRDAIHLNFVLHKPVQTPCIRKTFNGKLVHRLQRELKKGRKPESLMSSPSSLIRYHELYTAITADSKEKGSDKRDRAKENTTNSY; translated from the exons ATGGGCGTTTGCGGACTTACGACACATCTTAAAGAGTCAGTTAAATTTCATGGGATACAGAGAGAGCTGCGAGGCACAAAGCTTATCATAGACGGACATAACTTGTGTTACTACCTTTACGAAGGTAACGGCTTCGATTGCCGATGCGGAGGGCAGTATGAGGAGTTTTACTGGAAAGTATGGCTGTTTTTCGACGCCCTAAAATCTAAAGATGTCGAATCGTTCGTAGTTTTGGATGGTGCATATGATAGAAGTGATAAGAAgttagaaacaaagaaaaaacaaatacgaAAGAGGATCAAAATGGCCGACCGGTTGTTCAAGAATAAAACATCGCCTAACCGCAATGACAACTTTCTACTTCCGCTTTTGGCGAAGTTTGTATTCGTAGAAGTCCTGAGGGATCACGTGATAAAATTCGCTGTTTCTGACTG TGAAGCGGATCGTGACATCGCATCTTTAGCCAAGGATTGGGAATGTCCTGTTCTGAGTGACGACAGCGATTTCTTTATCTTTGATGTCAAGGGCGGCTTCATCCCACTTTCCTCTTTCGATGTTGGTCAGTTAACAGCGCGTATTTTCTACCGCAGTGACGTGGCAAGCAATCTTGGAATACGAGAGGAATTGCTCCCTTTGTTTGCTTCCTTAGTGAGCAATGATTACGTGAGTTGGGAAGCGTTAGAACCCTTCCACTTCGAAATTTACACTTCTGCTAGTAATGGTCGCAAAAGAAAGGTAGATAGATTTTCAGATGTCAAAAAATTCCTCTCCCAGTTCTCTAATTCAATCACAGAAAAAGAAGCGTTTGAGTCCGCTATGGGAAGGGTAGAACCGGGTGAAAGTAGGGAGCGGCTTAAGAAAGCTGTCGAGTATTCCCTTAAAGAATACGAAATTACGCAGTCCAATTTATTGGATTACTTCCGAGATGGAGTAGTTTGTAGTCTTCTAAGAACCCAAAATGATCACGAACTTGACGAAGAGCTATTGCACAGATTTCGCGAAGGAGAGATTTCTACCGATTGTATGAGCAGCTTAACGGCGGGAAAAGTATTTCTCAGAGTTCAGGTCGAGGACCGGGAGAGCAGATCACCAAATCAGTGTTCAATGTCACTGAGACAGTTGATGTATGGCATTTTGAGCGATGGAGGAAGAAACATGGAAATAATCGAAGAATGGGACAGAGAGGGCTTTGCAGATATCAAGCCTTTCAATGATAAGGTTCCTTCGTTCAGTTCTATACCAAAGCTTGATCCTCACGTGAGATTAAGGGTGTTCTTGGATGCGCTAGATTCAGACTCAGCTTATATAAAATCATTACCAGAAGAGCTCGCGTTAGTCGCATCCTCTCTTCGTTTCCTTCATCGTAACTCGCTACCGTCACTGGAGACTAGTCATCTGCGTGCTTTAGTTTGCAGTTGGGTCAAACTAGAGGATGGTTCGTGGAAACAAGATCAAGGACATTCCACAAGAGCTGTAAACCAACCCTTTGATGAGAGAGCAGCGCAAAGTTTCTGTCAGTGGCAGTGTGTTTTGAGAGATGCCATTCACCTCAACTTTGTTTTGCATAAGCCAGTACAGACACCGTGTATCCGCAAAACTTTCAATGGAAAACTGGTGCATCGCCTCCAGAGGGAATTGAAAAAAG GCCGTAAGCCAGAATCTTTGATGTCAAGTCCAAGCTCTCTTATTCGGTATCACGAGCTTTACACTGCAATTACTGCCGACTCGAAGGAAAAAG GAAGTGATAAACGTGATAGAGCAAAAGAGAATACAACAAACTCGTACTAA
- the LOC131772082 gene encoding protein asteroid homolog 1-like isoform X1 encodes MGVRGLTSYLEESAPFLGRLIELRDTKLIIDGDNLCNYLYKENGFDCRCGGQYEEFYKKVLLFFDALKSKGVESFVVFDGAYDRSDKKLETQIKRTQDRIDTADRLFKNETSANGDEYFLLPLLAKFVFVEVLRDHLIKFAVSDCEADPDIASLAKDWACPVLSNDSDFFIFDVKGGFIPLSSFDVDQLTARIFYRSDLARYFGIREEFLPLLASLLGNDYVSWEALKPFNHTIWTLFSDGRRGKAVRFSGVASLLSQLSNSITETQAFEFALGLIEPGESRERLEKAVEYSLQEYAITKSNLLDYLRDGVVCSLLRTQNKLELDEEVLRRFREGKFSTDCMSSLTAGKVFLRVQVENLESRSSNQCSMALRQLIYGILSDGGRKMKRIEEWDREGFAVKHTDIKPYNDKVPSFSSIPNIDLYSRLTMFLDTLDSDSAYIKSLPKEFALVASSLRFLHRNSQPPLENSHLCALLCSCVKLEDGSWKQYLEHPTRALSQSFDERAVQSFCQWQCVLRDAIHLNFVLLEPVQTPCIRKVFNGKLVHCLQRELKTGSKPESLMSTPSSLVRYQELYTAITAGQEEIEDVVTRMQKLRLHTSGMNLNESTITGNITQ; translated from the exons ATGGGTGTTCGCGGACTTACGTCTTATCTCGAAGAGTCAGCTCCATTCCTTGGGAGACTGATCGAGCTGCGAGACACAAAGCTTATCATAGACGGAGATAACTTGTGTAACTACCTTTACAAAGAAAACGGCTTCGATTGCCGATGCGGAGGGCAGTATGAGGAGTTTTATAAGAAAGTACTACTGTTTTTCGACGCCCTAAAATCTAAAGGTGTCGAATCGTTCGTAGTTTTTGATGGCGCATATGATAGAAGTGATAAGAAGTTAGAAACACAGATAAAAAGAACACAAGACAGGATCGACACGGCTGACCGGTTGTTCAAGAATGAAACATCGGCTAATGGCGATGAATATTTTCTACTTCCGCTTTTGGCGAAGTTTGTTTTCGTAGAAGTCCTGAGGGATCACTTGATAAAATTTGCTGTTTCTGACTG TGAAGCGGATCCTGACATCGCATCTTTAGCCAAGGATTGGGCATGTCCTGTTTTGAGCAACGACAGCGATTTCTTCATCTTTGATGTCAAGGGCGGCTTCATCCCACTTTCCTCTTTCGATGTTGATCAGTTAACAGCGCGTATTTTCTACCGCAGTGACTTGGCAAGATATTTTGGAATACGCGAGGAATTTCTTCCTTTACTTGCTTCCTTACTTGGCAATGATTACGTGAGTTGGGAAGCGTTAAAACCCTTCAACCACACAATTTGGACTCTTTTCAGTGATGGTCGCAGAGGAAAGGCGGTGAGGTTTTCAGGTGTCGCAAGTTTGCTCTCCCAGCTCTCTAATTCAATCACAGAAACACAAGCATTTGAGTTTGCTTTGGGATTGATAGAGCCAGGTGAAAGTAGGGAGCGGCTTGAGAAAGCTGTCGAGTATTCCCTTCAAGAATATGCAATTACGAAGTCAAATTTATTGGATTACCTCCGAGATGGAGTAGTCTGTAGTCTTCTGAGAACCCAAAATAAACTCGAGCTTGACGAAGAGGTATTGCGCAGGTTTCGCGAAGGAAAGTTCTCTACTGATTGTATGAGCAGCTTAACGGCGGGAAAAGTATTTCTCAGAGTTCAGGTCGAGAACCTTGAGAGCAGATCATCAAATCAGTGTTCAATGGCACTGAGACAGCTAATTTATGGCATTTTGAGCGATGgaggaagaaaaatgaagagGATCGAAGAATGGGACCGAGAGGGTTTTGCAGTCAAGCACACAGACATTAAGCCTTACAATGATAAGGTCCCTTCGTTCAGTTCGATACCAAATATTGATCTTTACAGCAGATTAACGATGTTCTTGGATACGCTAGATTCAGACTCAGCTTATATAAAGTCATTACCAAAAGAATTCGCGTTAGTCGCGTCATCACTCCGTTTTCTTCATCGTAACTCGCAACCGCCACTGGAGAATAGTCATCTGTGCGCTTTACTTTGCAGTTGTGTCAAACTAGAGGATGGTTCGTGGAAACAATACCTAGAACATCCCACAAGAGCTTTATCCCAATCATTTGATGAGAGAGCAGTGCAAAGCTTCTGTCAGTGGCAGTGTGTCTTGAGAGATGCCATTCACCTCAACTTTGTTTTGCTTGAGCCAGTGCAGACACCATGTATCCGCAAAGTTTTCAATGGAAAACTGGTGCATTGCCTCCAGAGGGAATTGAAAACAG GCAGTAAGCCAGAATCCTTGATGTCAACTCCAAGCTCTCTTGTTCGGTATCAAGAGCTTTACACTGCAATTACTGCCGGCCAGGAGGAAATAG AAGATGTTGTAACCAGGATGCAAAAGTTACGGTTACACACATCAGGTATGAACCTGAATGAAAGCACCATAACCGGCAATATCACTCAGTGA
- the LOC131772076 gene encoding eukaryotic translation initiation factor 3 subunit L, protein MVLVSEEEISFVVTLGFKSVKIIIFLYHIFQNLNDIQYIYETNFNKLTERYFEKSPWPEPEYVASLVDGDKVFLILYKELYYRHIYNKLKPTLEHRFESYFNYCDLFNYILNTDEPVPLSLPNQWLWDIIDEFIYQFQAFSQYRSKLLKKGEDEVETLRANTKIWNVHSVLNVLYSLVEKSKINHQLARYNQGGDPDSVAGEFGIHLLYKMLGYFSLIGLLRLHSQLGDYVQAFKVLENVELNKKSLYSNVSACQITTYYYVGFAYLMMKRYQDAIRSFSNILLYIQSTKNMFQTKSYQYEQIMKKNDQMYVLLAICLSLYPQRIDEYVHSQLREKNADRLQQLQDGDLQTFEESFSYACPKFIFPVPPNFDAPPANFNGEPFHLQLKVFMNEVLQQSLIPVIRSYLKLYPTMPIAKLAAFLNMDESQLRTQLLCFKHKQRNLVWTKGTNALEGDLQSSSEVDFYIDQDMIHIADTKVERRYEDFFIKQIHKFEEVTRKIQAFSNT, encoded by the exons ATGGTGTTGGTATCTGAAGAAGAAATCTCTTTTGTGGTCACTCTGGGgttcaaaagtgttaaaattattatatttctTTATCATATCTTCCAGAATCTCAATGACATTCAGTACATCTATGAAACAAA TTTCAACAAATTGACTGagagatattttgaaaaatctCCTTGGCCTGAACCTGAATATGTTGCAAGCCTTGTGGATGGAG ACAAAGTGTTTTTGATCCTTTACAAAGAGCTGTACTACAGACACATCTACAACAAGCTCAAG CCAACACTGGAACATCGCTTTGaatcttatttcaactactgtGATCTTTTCAACTACATTTTGA ACACAGATGAACCAGTACCTCTCAGCTTGCCTAATCAGTGGTTGTGGGATATTATTGATGAGTTTATTTACCAG ttcCAAGCATTTAGCCAGTACCGATCAAAGTTGTTGAAAAAGGGAGAAGATGAAGTGGAAACTCTAAGAGCAAATACAAAG ATTTGGAATGTTCACAGTGTGCTCAATGTGCTGTATTCTTTGGTGGAGAAATCCAAGATTAATCACCAG cttGCAAGGTATAACCAAGGGGGTGACCCAGACTCAGTGGCTGGTGAGTTTGGGATTCATCTGCTCTACAAGATGCTGGGTTACTTCAGTCTGATAGGTTTGCTACGACTGCACTCACAGCTTGGCGATTATGTTCAGGCCTTCAAAGTTCTGGAGAATGTCGAGCTAAACAAGAAG AGTCTGTACTCAAACGTTTCAGCCTGCCAGATCACTACCTACTACTATGTTGGGTTTGCATACCTCATGATGAAGAGGTACCAG GATGCTATTCGCAGTTTCTCCAATATTCTCCTTTACATTCAGAGCACCAAAAATATGTTCCAAACTAAATCCTATCAGTATGAACAG ATAATGAAGAAGAATGATCAGATGTATGTACTGCTGGCCATCTGTCTGTCATTATATCCACAG CGAATTGATGAGTATGTTCACTCACAACTGAGGGAGAAAAATGCAGATAGGTTGCAACAACTTCAGGATGG AGATTTGCAGACATTTGAAGAGTCGTTCTCGTATGCTTGTCCTAAGTTTATCTTTCCAGTCCCTCCAAACTTTGATGCCCCTCCAGCTAATTTTAACGGG GAACCGTTTCATCTTCAGCTGAAGGTTTTCATGAATGAAGTGTTGCAGCAGTCTCTGATACCAGTAATTAGAAG ctATTTGAAGTTGTACCCCACAATGCCCATTGCAAAGCTTGCTGCATTTTTAAACATG GATGAGAGTCAGTTGAGGACCCAACTGCTCTGCTTCAAG CATAAACAGAGAAATCTTGTGTGGACGAAAGGAACAAATGCTCTTGAGGGAGACCTCCAGTCTTCTTCTGAAGTGGACTTTTACATtgaccag GATATGATACACATCGCAGATACGAAAGTTGAACGGCGGTATGAAGATTTCTTTATTAAACAGATTCACAAGTTTGAGGAG GTCACAAGGAAAATCCAAGCATTCAGTAACACTTAA
- the LOC131772082 gene encoding protein asteroid homolog 1-like isoform X2 — protein sequence MGVRGLTSYLEESAPFLGRLIELRDTKLIIDGDNLCNYLYKENGFDCRCGGQYEEFYKKVLLFFDALKSKGVESFVVFDGAYDRSDKKLETQIKRTQDRIDTADRLFKNETSANGDEYFLLPLLAKFVFVEVLRDHLIKFAVSDCEADPDIASLAKDWACPVLSNDSDFFIFDVKGGFIPLSSFDVDQLTARIFYRSDLARYFGIREEFLPLLASLLGNDYVSWEALKPFNHTIWTLFSDGRRGKAVRFSGVASLLSQLSNSITETQAFEFALGLIEPGESRERLEKAVEYSLQEYAITKSNLLDYLRDGVVCSLLRTQNKLELDEEVLRRFREGKFSTDCMSSLTAGKVFLRVQVENLESRSSNQCSMALRQLIYGILSDGGRKMKRIEEWDREGFAVKHTDIKPYNDKVPSFSSIPNIDLYSRLTMFLDTLDSDSAYIKSLPKEFALVASSLRFLHRNSQPPLENSHLCALLCSCVKLEDGSWKQYLEHPTRALSQSFDERAVQSFCQWQCVLRDAIHLNFVLLEPVQTPCIRKVFNGKLVHCLQRELKTGSKPESLMSTPSSLVRYQELYTAITAGQEEIDVVTRMQKLRLHTSGMNLNESTITGNITQ from the exons ATGGGTGTTCGCGGACTTACGTCTTATCTCGAAGAGTCAGCTCCATTCCTTGGGAGACTGATCGAGCTGCGAGACACAAAGCTTATCATAGACGGAGATAACTTGTGTAACTACCTTTACAAAGAAAACGGCTTCGATTGCCGATGCGGAGGGCAGTATGAGGAGTTTTATAAGAAAGTACTACTGTTTTTCGACGCCCTAAAATCTAAAGGTGTCGAATCGTTCGTAGTTTTTGATGGCGCATATGATAGAAGTGATAAGAAGTTAGAAACACAGATAAAAAGAACACAAGACAGGATCGACACGGCTGACCGGTTGTTCAAGAATGAAACATCGGCTAATGGCGATGAATATTTTCTACTTCCGCTTTTGGCGAAGTTTGTTTTCGTAGAAGTCCTGAGGGATCACTTGATAAAATTTGCTGTTTCTGACTG TGAAGCGGATCCTGACATCGCATCTTTAGCCAAGGATTGGGCATGTCCTGTTTTGAGCAACGACAGCGATTTCTTCATCTTTGATGTCAAGGGCGGCTTCATCCCACTTTCCTCTTTCGATGTTGATCAGTTAACAGCGCGTATTTTCTACCGCAGTGACTTGGCAAGATATTTTGGAATACGCGAGGAATTTCTTCCTTTACTTGCTTCCTTACTTGGCAATGATTACGTGAGTTGGGAAGCGTTAAAACCCTTCAACCACACAATTTGGACTCTTTTCAGTGATGGTCGCAGAGGAAAGGCGGTGAGGTTTTCAGGTGTCGCAAGTTTGCTCTCCCAGCTCTCTAATTCAATCACAGAAACACAAGCATTTGAGTTTGCTTTGGGATTGATAGAGCCAGGTGAAAGTAGGGAGCGGCTTGAGAAAGCTGTCGAGTATTCCCTTCAAGAATATGCAATTACGAAGTCAAATTTATTGGATTACCTCCGAGATGGAGTAGTCTGTAGTCTTCTGAGAACCCAAAATAAACTCGAGCTTGACGAAGAGGTATTGCGCAGGTTTCGCGAAGGAAAGTTCTCTACTGATTGTATGAGCAGCTTAACGGCGGGAAAAGTATTTCTCAGAGTTCAGGTCGAGAACCTTGAGAGCAGATCATCAAATCAGTGTTCAATGGCACTGAGACAGCTAATTTATGGCATTTTGAGCGATGgaggaagaaaaatgaagagGATCGAAGAATGGGACCGAGAGGGTTTTGCAGTCAAGCACACAGACATTAAGCCTTACAATGATAAGGTCCCTTCGTTCAGTTCGATACCAAATATTGATCTTTACAGCAGATTAACGATGTTCTTGGATACGCTAGATTCAGACTCAGCTTATATAAAGTCATTACCAAAAGAATTCGCGTTAGTCGCGTCATCACTCCGTTTTCTTCATCGTAACTCGCAACCGCCACTGGAGAATAGTCATCTGTGCGCTTTACTTTGCAGTTGTGTCAAACTAGAGGATGGTTCGTGGAAACAATACCTAGAACATCCCACAAGAGCTTTATCCCAATCATTTGATGAGAGAGCAGTGCAAAGCTTCTGTCAGTGGCAGTGTGTCTTGAGAGATGCCATTCACCTCAACTTTGTTTTGCTTGAGCCAGTGCAGACACCATGTATCCGCAAAGTTTTCAATGGAAAACTGGTGCATTGCCTCCAGAGGGAATTGAAAACAG GCAGTAAGCCAGAATCCTTGATGTCAACTCCAAGCTCTCTTGTTCGGTATCAAGAGCTTTACACTGCAATTACTGCCGGCCAGGAGGAAATAG ATGTTGTAACCAGGATGCAAAAGTTACGGTTACACACATCAGGTATGAACCTGAATGAAAGCACCATAACCGGCAATATCACTCAGTGA